One genomic region from Scomber scombrus chromosome 19, fScoSco1.1, whole genome shotgun sequence encodes:
- the zfyve28 gene encoding lateral signaling target protein 2 homolog, with amino-acid sequence MNRFRKWLYKPKRTDPQLLAQFYYADEELNQVATELDSLDGRKDPQRCTLLVNQFRSCQDNVLNIINQIMDECIPNDRANRDFCVKFPEEIRHDNLAGQLWFGAECLAAGSIIMNREIESIAMRPLAKDLTRSLEEVRNITRDQALRDLNLYTDRMKDALQHFDSLFAEFELSYVSAMVPVKSPKEYYVQQDVIVLFCETVERALKQGYLTQDLIDDYEPALMFTIPRLAIVCGLVVYSEGPLNLDRKSEDMSELFRPFRTLLKKIRDLLQTLTDKELIMLERNLCISQDGEISTVQAEATNTVSALVQEKHTSCSPANDTAKVETDGEQEHVALLVCPSQKEEVAEVEKGWEEVETERGEEEQEQGLLCEEAEEAELACSMQYDEEELEQLNMMVYRVGDEMSTLLSPPSQGQSPAHNPNRGEAGGASGASSTEASPRRVLASRVRTGIYVEEEDRVFIMEDLDAAGDSITSISREACSSVASPSKAPQSARPVQRKPGPQSDAVRNGWYSAEAPSERPCPQPRSQNTHCPSAKCPPCTSAPGSETLPYTNGWEMGLEGTASETAEVIAHRMGGMKLSATVIFNPHSPSLTELTVDKLLLPRPAPSEIEPCGPLVATHCLLNSCVCCGSCEDGHEDTITTETQGLGLGLALGLDKNCKTPATSTVIQSAAACRLPPRGHEPHSKGDLSQLTPPSSRCSTEPLEEEANSQLCEKCLVVGPWPGHHTQDCGSSGGDEPSSCNQLRTEKRQQASGGQLRDKEMDKDKQGTKNPKKDTKEDRRKSSSFQNSPLSSVSGSDCESVSVTTCSLSSSAYTPSPVSSITPSSGTSEDLDHQEIQLALQDAKAAARNKIRSRFHSSSDLIHRLFVCISGVADQLQTNYASDLRSILKTLFEVMATKCELGDNDKQKKGPVLRSAVLEDCALCQETSSSSELAAKAREGQFEDPPDWVPDEACNSCIACKAPFTVIRRKHHCRSCGKIFCSRCSSHSAPLPRYGQVKPVRVCTHCYMFHVTPFYSDKAGI; translated from the exons AGGACGGACCCCCAGCTCCTGGCCCAGTTCTACTACGCTGATGAAGAGCTGAACCAGGTGGCCACTGAGCTGGACAGCCTTGACGGCAGGAAGGACCCTCAGAGATGTACCCTGCTGGTAAACCAGTTCCGCTCCTGTCAG GACAATGTGTTGAACATTATCAATCAGATCATGGATGAATGTATCCCCAACGACCGGGCCAACAGAGACTTCTGTGTCAAGTTCCCTGAGGAGATTCGCCATGACAACTTGGCAGGGCAGCTGTGGTTTGGGGCTGAG TGTTTGGCTGCTGGCTCCATCATCATGAACAGGGAGATAGAGAGTATAGCTATGAGACCTCTGGCTAAGGACCTCACTCGCAGCCTGGAGGAGGTGCGCAATATCACCAGAGACCAGGCCCTGAGAGACCTCAACTTGTACACAGACCGCATGAAGGATGCACTGCAACATTTTGACAGCCTTTTTGCTGAGTTTGAACTCAG CTATGTGTCAGCCATGGTGCCTGTGAAGTCTCCCAAAGAATACTATGTACAGCAGGATGTGATTGTGCTCTTCTGTGAGACTGTGGAGAG GGCTCTGAAGCAGGGCTATCTCACCCAAGACCTGATCGATGACTACGAACCTGCATTGATGTTTACAATTCCCAGACTAGCCATTGTGTG tggGCTGGTTGTGTATTCCGAGGGACCTCTCAACCTAGATCGAAAATCAGAGGACATGTCTGAGCTTTTCAGGCCATTTCGCACTTTATTGAAGAAAATCAG AGACCTGCTGCAGACCCTGACGGACAAGGAGTTGATAATGCTGGAGAGGAACCTCTGTATCTCTCAGGATGGGGAGATATCCACAGTCCAGGCAGAGGCCACAAACACTGTATCAGCACTAGTCCAAGAGAAACACACATCATGCAGCCCTGCTAATGACACCGCCAAGGTGGAAACTGATGGGGAGCAGGAGCATGTAGCCCTGCTTGTCTGTCCCAGCCAGAAAGAGGAGGTGGCAGAAGTGGAAAAAGGCTGGGAGGAGGTGGAAACCgagagaggggaagaagagCAGGAGCAGGGTCTGCTGTgtgaggaggcagaggaggccGAGCTGGCCTGCTCTATGCAGTATGACGAGGAGGAACTGGAACAGCTCAACATGATGGTGTACCGTGTGGGAGACGAGATGTCCACTCTGCTGTCGCCTCCCAGCCAAGGTCAGTCACCAGCACACAATCCCAACAGAGGAGAGGCGGGAGGTGCTAGTGGGGCTTCCAGCACTGAAGCCTCTCCCCGCAGGGTCCTGGCAAGCAGGGTAAGGACAGGCATTTATGTAGAGGAGGAGGACCGGGTCTTCATCATGGAGGACCTGGATGCAGCAGGAGACAGCATCACCAGCATCTCAAGAGAGGCCTGCAGTTCTGTTGCCTCACCTTCCAAAGCACCACAGTCTGCTCGTCCTGTGCAGCGCAAACCAGGTCCACAGTCGGACGCTGTTAGAAATGGTTGGTACTCTGCCGAAGCCCCTTCAGAGCGGCCCTGTCCACAGCCACGCAGCCAGAACACACACTGTCCCAGTGCAAAGTGCCCCCCTTGTACCTCTGCCCCCGGCTCAGAAACTCTGCCTTACACCAACGGGTGGGAGATGGGTTTAGAAGGGACTGCGTCTGAAACTGCGGAAGTCATCGCCCATCGTATGGGTGGGATGAAGCTGTCTGCCACAGTCATCTTCAACCCTCACTCCCCCAGCTTGACAGAGCTGACTGTGGACAAGCTGCTACTGCCGCGGCCCGCTCCCTCTGAGATTGAGCCCTGCGGCCCCCTTGTGGCCACTCACTGCCTGCTTAACTCCTGCGTCTGCTGTGGGAGCTGTGAGGATGGCCACGAGGACACGATCACCACAGAGACCCAAGGACTTGGGTTAGGCCTCGCTCTAGGACTAGACAAAAACTGTAAGACCCCGGCCACCAGCACTGTCATCCAATCCGCCGCTGCTTGTCGGCTGCCCCCACGAGGTCACGAGCCTCACAGTAAGGGGGACCTCTCCCAGCTGACTCCCCCTTCTTCCCGCTGCTCCACAGAGCCCCTGGAAGAGGAAGCAAACTCTCAGCTCTGTGAGAAGTGCCTGGTGGTGGGCCCGTGGCCAGGGCATCACACTCAGGACTGTGGCTCCAGCGGAGGGGATGAACCCTCCTCGTGCAACCAGCTGAGGACTGAAAAGAGGCAGCAGGCCAGTGGAGGCCAACTGAGGGACAAGGAGATGGATAAAGACAAGCAAGGAACTAAAAACCCCAAGAAGGACACCAAAGAGGATCGCAGGAAGAGCTCCAG ttttcagAACTCTCCCCTCAGCTCTGTGTCAGGTAGTGACTGTGAGAGTGTGTCGGTCACCACATGTAGTCTATCGAGCAGTGCATACACGCCCAG CCCTGTCAGCAGCATCACTCCCAGCTCGGGGACGTCAGAAGACCTTGATCATCAGGAGATCCAGCTGGCCCTGCAAGATGCCAAGGCGGCCGCCAGGAACAAGATCCGATCACGCTTCCACAGCAGCAGCGACCTCATCCACCGCCTCTTTGTTTGTATATCAG GTGTTGCTGATCAGCTGCAGACCAACTATGCGAGTGACCTTCGCAGCATCCTCAAGACGCTATTTGAAGTCATGGCAACCAAGTGTGAGCTGGGAGACAATGATAAGcaaaaaaaag GTCCTGTTCTGCGAAGTGCAGTGCTAGAGGACTGTGCTCTCTGTCAGGAGACAAGTTCCTCATCGGAATTGGCAGCCAAGGCCCGGGAGGGCCAGTTCGAAG ATCCTCCAGACTGGGTCCCAGATGAGGCCTGCAACTCCTGCATTGCCTGCAAGGCTCCGTTCACTGTCATCCGCAGAAAACATCACTGTAGGAGCTGTGGGAAG ATCTTCTGCTCTCGCTGCTCCTCCCATTCGGCTCCATTGCCCCGGTACGGCCAGGTGAAGCCTGTCAGGGTGTGCACACACTGCTACATGTTTCATGTCACACCCTTCTACAGCGACAAGGCCGGCATCTGA